From one Nonomuraea polychroma genomic stretch:
- a CDS encoding transposase, whose translation MPGKSPYPAELRRRAVRMVAEVRPDYPTEWATINAVATKLGIGTAETLRAWVRQAQIDEGGRPGRSTDESAELKRLRRENAELRRANEILKAASAFFAAELDRPHTHS comes from the coding sequence ATGCCAGGTAAGTCTCCCTACCCCGCCGAGCTGCGCCGCCGTGCGGTGCGGATGGTCGCCGAGGTGCGGCCGGATTACCCGACCGAGTGGGCCACGATCAACGCGGTCGCGACCAAGCTCGGCATCGGCACCGCGGAGACACTGCGTGCCTGGGTCCGCCAGGCCCAGATTGACGAGGGCGGCCGGCCCGGCCGCAGCACGGACGAGTCGGCCGAGCTGAAGCGGCTGCGCCGGGAGAACGCTGAACTGCGGCGGGCCAACGAGATCCTGAAGGCCGCCTCGGCTTTCTTCGCGGCCGAGCTCGACCGGCCACACACGCACTCGTGA
- a CDS encoding transposase, translating into MDSILSRDQVSTEPGAIHRQSRPALPHALQAIQIKRQVRDLNQDKWRTVTVYAITSLPTWQAGPTELATWIRGHWSIENRLHYVRDVAYGEDHSQARTGNARRNMAVLRNLAIGALRLTGATNLAQAIRHLSRDATRPLTLLGLT; encoded by the coding sequence ATGGACTCGATCCTCTCAAGAGATCAAGTCTCCACCGAACCCGGGGCGATTCACCGTCAAAGCCGGCCTGCTCTTCCCCACGCGCTCCAAGCCATCCAGATCAAACGCCAGGTCAGGGACCTGAACCAGGACAAGTGGCGGACCGTGACCGTCTACGCCATCACCAGCCTGCCCACCTGGCAGGCCGGCCCGACCGAGCTCGCGACGTGGATTCGCGGCCATTGGAGCATCGAGAACCGGCTCCACTACGTTCGCGACGTCGCCTACGGCGAAGACCACTCCCAAGCCCGCACCGGCAACGCACGCCGCAACATGGCTGTCCTGCGCAACCTCGCCATCGGCGCCCTGCGCCTGACCGGCGCGACCAACCTCGCCCAAGCCATCCGACACCTCTCCCGAGACGCCACCCGCCCTCTGACCCTCCTCGGCCTCACGTGA